The following proteins come from a genomic window of Pseudomonas sp. WJP1:
- the fabD gene encoding ACP S-malonyltransferase codes for MSASLAFVFPGQGSQSLGMLAELGAQHPVVLDTFKEASDALGYDLWALTQQGPEEQLNQTDKTQPAILTASIALWRLWLAEGGARPAYVAGHSLGEYSALVAAGSLSLADAVKLVERRGQLMQEAVPAGQGGMAAILGLEDADVLAACAEAAQGEVVSAVNFNSPGQVVIAGAKAAVERAIEGCKARGAKRAMPLPVSVPSHCELMRPAAERFAESIAAIDWQAPQIPVVQNVSAQVPADLETLKRDLLEQLYKPVRWVESVQTLAAKGATNLVECGPGKVLAGLNKRCAEGVSTSNLNTPDAFAAARAALA; via the coding sequence ATGTCTGCTTCCCTCGCATTCGTCTTTCCGGGACAGGGTTCGCAGTCCCTCGGCATGCTGGCCGAGTTGGGCGCGCAACACCCGGTCGTCCTCGACACGTTCAAAGAAGCTTCCGATGCCCTGGGTTACGACCTGTGGGCGCTGACCCAGCAAGGGCCGGAAGAACAACTCAACCAGACCGATAAAACCCAACCGGCGATTCTGACCGCTTCGATCGCCCTGTGGCGTCTGTGGCTGGCTGAAGGCGGCGCGCGCCCGGCTTATGTGGCCGGTCACAGCCTGGGTGAATACAGTGCCCTGGTGGCGGCTGGCAGCTTGAGCCTGGCGGACGCGGTAAAGCTCGTCGAGCGCCGTGGCCAACTGATGCAGGAAGCCGTGCCGGCCGGGCAGGGCGGCATGGCTGCCATCCTCGGCCTGGAAGACGCCGACGTACTGGCTGCCTGTGCCGAAGCGGCACAAGGCGAAGTGGTCAGCGCGGTCAACTTCAACTCCCCGGGGCAAGTGGTCATTGCCGGTGCCAAGGCGGCGGTCGAGCGTGCCATCGAAGGCTGCAAGGCACGTGGCGCCAAGCGCGCGATGCCGTTGCCGGTCAGCGTGCCGTCGCACTGCGAACTGATGCGCCCGGCGGCCGAGCGTTTCGCCGAATCGATCGCCGCGATCGATTGGCAGGCTCCACAGATCCCGGTGGTACAGAACGTCAGTGCCCAGGTGCCGGCGGATCTGGAAACCCTCAAGCGTGATCTGCTCGAGCAACTGTACAAGCCAGTACGCTGGGTAGAATCCGTGCAGACCCTGGCCGCCAAAGGCGCGACCAATCTGGTGGAATGCGGCCCGGGCAAAGTACTGGCCGGTCTGAACAAGCGTTGCGCCGAAGGCGTATCGACTTCCAATCTCAATACCCCAGACGCTTTCGCTGCCGCCCGTGCAGCGCTAGCCTGA
- the plsX gene encoding phosphate acyltransferase PlsX: MSAQVIAIDAMGGDFGPRSIVQASIACLSATPSLHLTLVGQPSLLEELIAGHSAVDRARLSIAPASEVITMDEKPAQALRGKPDSSMRVALELLRDGKVQACVSAGNTGALMALSRFVLKTLPGIDRPAMVAAIPTQKGYCQLLDLGANVDCSAEHLLQFAVMGSVAAETLGIVRPRVALLNIGTEDIKGNQQVKLAATLLQTARGINYIGFVEGDGLYRGEADVVVCDGFVGNILLKSSEGLATMIAGRIEALFQKNLPSRMVGALALPLMKRLKADLAPARHNGASFLGLQGIVVKSHGSAGVQGFQSAISRALIEIQENLPERIHGRLEDLLL; encoded by the coding sequence TTGTCCGCTCAAGTCATCGCGATTGACGCAATGGGCGGGGACTTCGGTCCCCGCAGCATTGTCCAGGCCAGTATTGCTTGCCTGTCTGCTACGCCCTCGCTGCACCTGACCCTCGTCGGTCAACCCTCCCTCCTTGAAGAATTGATCGCTGGCCATTCGGCTGTGGATCGCGCGCGCCTGTCGATTGCTCCGGCGTCCGAAGTCATCACCATGGACGAAAAACCTGCCCAGGCCCTGCGCGGAAAGCCCGATTCGTCGATGCGCGTGGCGCTTGAATTGCTGCGCGATGGCAAGGTCCAGGCCTGTGTCAGTGCCGGTAATACCGGGGCGCTGATGGCATTGTCGCGATTTGTCCTCAAGACCTTGCCTGGCATTGATCGACCAGCCATGGTGGCGGCGATCCCGACGCAGAAAGGTTACTGCCAGTTGCTCGACCTGGGCGCCAATGTCGATTGCAGCGCCGAGCATCTGTTGCAGTTTGCGGTGATGGGTTCGGTCGCTGCAGAAACCCTGGGCATCGTGCGTCCGCGCGTGGCATTGCTGAACATCGGCACCGAGGACATCAAGGGCAATCAGCAGGTCAAGCTCGCTGCAACCTTGCTGCAAACTGCCCGTGGCATCAATTACATAGGTTTTGTCGAGGGCGACGGGTTGTACCGTGGCGAAGCGGACGTCGTGGTGTGCGATGGTTTTGTCGGCAACATCCTGCTCAAGTCCAGCGAGGGCTTGGCCACCATGATTGCCGGGCGTATCGAGGCGTTGTTCCAGAAAAACCTGCCGTCGCGCATGGTCGGAGCCTTGGCCTTGCCGCTGATGAAGCGCCTGAAGGCCGACCTGGCACCGGCGCGACATAATGGCGCGAGCTTTCTCGGTTTGCAGGGGATTGTCGTAAAGAGTCACGGTTCTGCAGGGGTCCAGGGCTTTCAAAGTGCCATTTCCCGTGCTCTGATCGAGATTCAGGAAAACCTGCCGGAACGCATCCACGGTCGTCTGGAGGATTTGTTGCTTTAG
- a CDS encoding YceD family protein, with protein sequence MLNDPIPPHVDPRKLADRGTTLQGEMLLADLKRLCDPLSDNVGTVQAKFVFERDERKSVVIHSFIDTEVKMVCQRCLELVTLPIHSECSYAVVKEGANTQSLPKGYDVLELGEDPLDLQSLIEEELLLALPIVPAHHPEECQQPAGADEPEPSEDEVTRSNPFSVLAQLKRDPNV encoded by the coding sequence ATGTTGAATGACCCGATTCCACCTCACGTTGACCCGCGCAAATTGGCTGATCGTGGCACCACCCTCCAAGGTGAAATGCTGCTGGCCGATTTGAAGAGACTCTGCGACCCGCTTTCCGACAATGTCGGTACGGTGCAGGCTAAATTCGTTTTTGAACGAGATGAACGTAAATCTGTGGTCATCCACAGCTTTATCGACACTGAAGTCAAAATGGTTTGCCAGCGTTGTCTTGAGCTGGTCACCCTGCCGATCCATAGCGAATGCAGTTACGCTGTGGTGAAGGAGGGTGCGAATACCCAGTCGTTACCGAAAGGTTATGACGTGCTGGAACTGGGCGAAGATCCTTTGGATCTGCAGTCACTGATCGAGGAGGAGCTTCTGCTCGCCTTGCCCATTGTGCCTGCTCATCATCCGGAAGAATGCCAGCAGCCGGCGGGAGCAGATGAGCCCGAACCGAGCGAGGACGAGGTAACGCGGTCCAACCCGTTCAGTGTATTGGCGCAGTTAAAGCGTGACCCAAACGTTTAG
- the acpP gene encoding acyl carrier protein, producing MSTIEERVKKIVAEQLGVKEEEVVNTASFVEDLGADSLDTVELVMALEEEFETEIPDEEAEKITTVQAAIDYVTAHQA from the coding sequence ATGAGCACCATCGAAGAGCGCGTCAAGAAAATCGTTGCCGAGCAACTGGGCGTTAAAGAAGAAGAAGTGGTCAACACTGCTTCCTTCGTTGAAGACCTGGGTGCTGACTCCCTTGACACCGTTGAGCTGGTGATGGCTCTGGAAGAGGAATTCGAGACCGAAATCCCTGACGAAGAAGCTGAGAAGATCACTACTGTACAAGCTGCAATCGACTACGTTACTGCCCACCAGGCGTAA
- the fabG gene encoding 3-oxoacyl-ACP reductase FabG produces MSLQGKVALVTGASRGIGQAIALELGRQGAIVVGTATTASGAERIAATLKENGIQGTGLELNVTSDESVTEVLKNIQAQFGAPAILVNNAGITRDNLMMRMKDDEWHDVVDTNLTSLFRLSKGVLRGMTKARWGRIISIGSVVGAMGNAGQVNYAAAKAGLEGFSRSLAREVGSRSITVNSVTPGFIDTDMTRELPEAQREALQTQIPLGRLGQAQEIASVVAFLASDGAAYVTGATIPVNGGMYMS; encoded by the coding sequence ATGAGTCTGCAAGGTAAAGTTGCACTGGTCACCGGTGCGAGCCGCGGTATCGGCCAGGCCATCGCCCTGGAACTGGGTCGTCAGGGCGCCATCGTTGTGGGCACCGCGACCACAGCTTCGGGTGCCGAGCGCATTGCCGCCACCCTGAAGGAAAACGGCATCCAGGGCACCGGCCTTGAGCTCAATGTCACCAGCGACGAATCCGTTACCGAGGTGCTGAAGAACATTCAGGCGCAGTTCGGTGCGCCGGCGATCCTGGTCAACAATGCCGGCATCACCCGCGATAACCTGATGATGCGCATGAAAGACGACGAGTGGCATGACGTGGTCGATACCAACCTGACCAGTCTGTTCCGCCTGTCCAAGGGTGTTTTGCGCGGTATGACCAAGGCCCGTTGGGGACGAATTATCAGTATTGGCTCGGTTGTGGGTGCCATGGGCAACGCAGGCCAAGTAAACTACGCTGCCGCCAAGGCCGGCCTGGAAGGTTTCAGCCGCTCACTGGCGCGTGAAGTCGGTTCGCGTTCGATTACGGTAAACTCGGTGACCCCAGGGTTCATCGACACCGATATGACCCGCGAACTGCCCGAGGCACAGCGTGAAGCCTTGCAGACGCAGATTCCGCTGGGTCGTCTGGGGCAAGCTCAAGAGATCGCGTCTGTGGTCGCTTTTCTTGCGTCGGACGGTGCGGCTTACGTTACTGGGGCTACAATCCCGGTGAACGGCGGGATGTACATGAGTTAA
- the rpmF gene encoding 50S ribosomal protein L32: MAVQQNKKSRSARDMRRSHDALEASTLSVEKTTGEVHLRHHVSPEGVYRGRKVIDKGADE, from the coding sequence ATGGCTGTTCAGCAGAACAAAAAATCCCGCTCTGCCCGTGACATGCGCCGTTCGCACGACGCTCTCGAGGCTAGCACCCTGTCTGTAGAAAAAACCACCGGTGAAGTTCACCTGCGTCACCACGTATCGCCAGAAGGCGTATACCGTGGCCGTAAAGTGATCGACAAGGGCGCTGACGAGTAA